A DNA window from Nitrospirota bacterium contains the following coding sequences:
- a CDS encoding MarC family protein, producing the protein MTELLKSLPNTFIPLFVAIGIFGILPIFISMTEHIPQSKKKAIARQSVITALVVSLAFTAVGEIIFGILGITVSDFKIAGGLVLLVFAILDFTRNERRAKFTKTPETVGVVPMGVPLIVGPAVLTTILVLIDHYGVLPTLTSLIINLIVVYLSLVGAQRIVRFLGKNGITALSKIMSLLLASIAVMMIRLGIETIIK; encoded by the coding sequence ATGACAGAGCTTCTAAAATCCCTTCCAAATACCTTTATACCACTTTTCGTTGCCATAGGTATCTTTGGGATACTTCCAATATTCATATCCATGACAGAGCATATCCCACAGAGTAAAAAGAAAGCCATTGCCCGACAGTCGGTTATCACTGCCTTAGTTGTAAGCCTTGCCTTTACAGCAGTTGGCGAGATTATATTCGGGATTTTGGGAATAACCGTTTCAGACTTCAAGATAGCAGGCGGGCTTGTTCTTTTAGTCTTTGCAATTCTGGATTTCACAAGAAATGAGCGAAGGGCTAAGTTTACGAAGACCCCTGAGACGGTGGGTGTTGTGCCCATGGGGGTCCCTTTAATAGTAGGTCCTGCGGTACTTACGACAATCCTTGTCCTCATCGACCACTACGGAGTGCTCCCAACACTGACCTCGCTCATCATAAACCTGATTGTCGTTTATCTTTCTTTAGTGGGCGCACAGAGAATCGTAAGGTTCTTGGGCAAAAACGGCATCACTGCCCTGTCAAAGATTATGTCTCTTCTTTTAGCATCCATAGCAGTTATGATGATAAGATTAGGGATCGAAACCATTATAAAGTAA